A genome region from Buchnera aphidicola (Chaetogeoica yunlongensis) includes the following:
- the hisA gene encoding 1-(5-phosphoribosyl)-5-[(5-phosphoribosylamino)methylideneamino]imidazole-4-carboxamide isomerase produces MIIPSIDLIGGKVVRLYQGKYDLKTYYNKNIYDVAQKYYSDGAKIIHIVDLDGAFNSNNKQIDLIKDLLNYFNFFIQVGGGIRNYNDVEILLVNGAKRVVIGSSVINNLKEVKKWLLEFGNDSIVLALDVYVHDNGYKEVVINGWKDFSRISLEESIQELITLGCKHILCTDVRKDGTFFGPNVNLYKYISQLFNNIYLQSSGGIGNLNDIYIVRESGVKDIIIGRALLENRFSLSEAIQCWQKE; encoded by the coding sequence TTGATTATTCCTTCTATTGATTTAATAGGTGGTAAGGTCGTTAGATTGTATCAGGGAAAATATGATCTTAAAACATATTATAATAAAAATATTTATGATGTGGCACAAAAATATTATAGTGATGGTGCTAAAATTATTCATATAGTTGATTTAGATGGTGCTTTTAATTCAAATAATAAACAGATAGATTTAATAAAGGATTTACTTAATTATTTTAATTTTTTTATTCAAGTTGGAGGTGGAATACGTAATTATAATGATGTAGAAATATTATTAGTTAATGGTGCTAAAAGAGTAGTTATTGGTTCTTCAGTGATTAATAATTTAAAAGAAGTAAAAAAATGGTTATTAGAATTTGGAAATGACAGTATTGTTTTAGCGTTAGATGTATACGTGCATGATAATGGATATAAAGAAGTAGTAATAAATGGATGGAAAGATTTTTCTAGAATATCTTTAGAAGAATCTATTCAGGAATTGATTACATTAGGATGTAAACATATATTGTGTACTGATGTAAGAAAAGATGGGACGTTTTTCGGGCCTAATGTTAATTTATATAAATATATTTCTCAATTATTTAATAATATTTATCTTCAATCGTCTGGAGGTATTGGAAATCTTAATGATATCTATATTGTTAGGGAATCAGGTGTTAAAGATATTATAATTGGTCGTGCTCTTTTAGAAAATAGGTTTAGTTTGTCGGAGGCGATTCAATGTTGGCAAAAAGAATAA
- the hisF gene encoding imidazole glycerol phosphate synthase subunit HisF gives MLAKRIIPCLDIKCGLVVKGIQFKNHTVVGNILSLVQHYVKQGADELVLYDINASSSNQLVEKKWISKIAKIINIPFCVAGGIKTIADVQSILFSGADKISINSSAISDPSLISRIADRFGVQCVVVGVDSWYDTNSAQYYVCQYTGNEQTMIRTSLITLDWIKKVQCLGAGEIVLNVMNHDGVGNGYDIFQLKKVRKICHVPLIASGGAGKSIHFYDVFNDAGVDGALAASIFHKNILGIRTLKEFLLNKGLEIRLC, from the coding sequence ATGTTGGCAAAAAGAATAATTCCATGTTTGGATATAAAATGTGGATTAGTTGTAAAGGGTATTCAATTTAAGAATCATACAGTTGTTGGAAATATTTTATCGTTAGTACAACATTATGTTAAGCAAGGAGCTGATGAATTAGTATTATATGATATTAATGCCTCTTCTAGCAATCAATTAGTGGAAAAAAAATGGATTTCTAAGATAGCTAAAATTATTAATATTCCTTTTTGCGTTGCAGGTGGAATAAAAACTATTGCTGATGTGCAAAGCATTTTATTTAGCGGTGCAGATAAAATTTCTATTAATTCTTCAGCAATATCAGATCCTAGTTTAATTAGTCGGATAGCAGATCGTTTTGGAGTTCAATGTGTGGTTGTTGGAGTGGATTCTTGGTATGATACTAATAGTGCTCAATATTATGTTTGTCAATATACTGGTAATGAACAAACAATGATAAGAACTTCTTTAATTACATTAGATTGGATAAAGAAAGTTCAATGTTTAGGTGCTGGTGAAATAGTATTAAATGTTATGAATCATGATGGTGTTGGTAATGGATATGATATTTTTCAATTAAAAAAAGTTAGAAAGATATGTCATGTTCCATTAATTGCATCAGGTGGAGCAGGTAAAAGTATTCATTTTTATGATGTTTTTAATGATGCTGGTGTTGATGGTGCTTTAGCAGCTTCAATATTTCATAAGAATATTTTAGGAATTAGGACATTAAAAGAATTTTTGTTAAATAAAGGTTTAGAAATAAGATTATGTTAG